CACAGATTATGATTGACGATGAATCGGTGTAATCTTGCCGTTATCTGTGTAATCCTTCGATAAACTCAGGATGGTGAGTCCTTCGATTTCACTCAGGGCAATGAGCTTGCCGAATTGCGAAGCCGAACCATCAAGGGCTTAATGAAAAATATTTTCGTAACAAAAAGTGCAAGCTTTTTGATGAAATGCGTGTTAAAACCGTGCACTTCTAAGTTCTTTTTTTCGTATAACTTGTTAATAATTGAATCGTTAGTTCTATTTTTCAGTAAGCACTAATTAGTATACTTGGATCATTAGACGGGATAGATAATTTGCAGCAGCTTATATTCGGGGCAGGTAGGTTTTCCCCATCAGGTACAAGTCTATGAAATGTGCTGCCGTTCTGCCTTCGCTTACGGCCCAAACAATTAACGATTGTCCCCGCCTCATATCACCGGCGGTAAATATTTTAGGGACTGTTGTCATATAATTTAAATCCGTTTTCACATTTCCCCTGTCGTCCGTTTCAATTCCTAGCTGATTTATGAGCCCTTTTTCAGGATTAATGAATCCCATCGCAAGTATAACTAAATCCGCTTCAATTTCAAACTGGGATCCGGGAATTTCTTTCATCACCAGACTGCCTCTTAAGTCCCTGACAAACTCAACTCGCGTGCATAAAAGTTTTTTGACATTTCCTTTTTCACTAATGAACTTTTTTGTTAAAATCGCCCAATCTCTTTCCCCGCCTTCTTCGTGGCTTGAAGTCGTCTTAAAAAGTATCGGATATTTCGGCCAAGGACATTCTTTTGGCCTGCATTCCGGAGGCCTGGGTAAAATTTCTATTTGGGTAATTTTTTTTGCGCCTTGTCGGTTAGCGGTGCCTATACAGTCAGACCCGGTGTCGCCGCCGCCAATAACAACCACATTTTTTCCTTTGGCATCTATTGGTTCGCCGTCAAATTTTTCTTTTGCAATTCTTTTGTTCTGCTGAATCAAATAATCCAAGGCAAAATAAATCCCTTTCAAGTTTCGTCCTTCAATGTTTAAATCTCTCGGGATTCTGCTTCCACCGGTCAGGCAAACGGCATCAAACTCTTTTTTTAATTTTTCTACAGAAATATCTTTTCCAACTTCTGTATCTGACTCAAATTTTATGCCTTCTTCAATTAAAATATTAATGCGCCGGTCTAAAACATTTTTTTCAAGCTTAAAATCAGGAATACCATACCTTA
The DNA window shown above is from Elusimicrobiota bacterium and carries:
- a CDS encoding glutamate synthase subunit beta, with translation MGDVTGFLKLKREESCYRSVEERRKDYKEACPLRSDTKSKEQASRCMDCGTPFCHWGCPIGNYIPEWNDLIYLGDWEKAFELLNATNNLPEITGRLCPAICEFSCVLGINDDPVTIRENELAVAEKAFKNGYIKANPPSKRTNKKVAVVGSGPTGLACADQLNKAGHAVTVYEKDKKIGGILRYGIPDFKLEKNVLDRRINILIEEGIKFESDTEVGKDISVEKLKKEFDAVCLTGGSRIPRDLNIEGRNLKGIYFALDYLIQQNKRIAKEKFDGEPIDAKGKNVVVIGGGDTGSDCIGTANRQGAKKITQIEILPRPPECRPKECPWPKYPILFKTTSSHEEGGERDWAILTKKFISEKGNVKKLLCTRVEFVRDLRGSLVMKEIPGSQFEIEADLVILAMGFINPEKGLINQLGIETDDRGNVKTDLNYMTTVPKIFTAGDMRRGQSLIVWAVSEGRTAAHFIDLYLMGKTYLPRI